actAGTGAAATACAGTCATGTAACtgaacttttttgtttttggaaaaagaaatatATTAAAAAGGTTAAACAAAtacttttgagaaaaaaaaattgaagacttTTTACGCCAAAAGGAAATCCTCATACATGCtttataaaagaaattaaactttTCTATTTGTAACTTTGTTTGAGTTGAAAGCAATatgaagaaaattttgattcacaaattccaatcacctttttattttttcaatcacctttttatctcacatacatgatacatcacatcacacaaagtattacagtaattatctccggtaaatcatccaaataaactcatATCCAAACAAATTTATTATCAACAGGAAAGAAAGTTTGGTCGTGGGATACCTATAGTCTTAGTCAATCCTATGCTCTTTAACTGTTTCATCAGCCTCTTaatcaagaaatcaaattgcatttctcttCATTTGAACCAATTGGCAACCACCACAAATAAACCCATCTCATCAACTCATGAAATCCTGCTCTAAAACTTCAAAAGCACTAGTGACTGGTGAAAACTGAAATTGGCCATCATTAGTAATCAGTCGAGACTCTAGAGGGTCAAAAACAACTTCGTTAACATCAATTATATATTCCAACACTAAAATATTTCTGTTTGTGGAAGAAGATTGCTCCACTAAATATTTTATTAACTTAAgggattttttttcccttctggTGATGGTGCGGTGGTGCATCATCTCAGAGATTCAGATTGACGGAGTAAAAGATGAGAAACCGTAAAGGGCAGAGAAAACACCTCTTTGCGTCAATTTTCTAGTCAACACCTGTGGTTTCATGGTTTGCCTGTCACATCTTTTGGGAATTTTATACCGTGTGGACCTTCCCCCAGGCCAACTGTCCATATTCTCCATCACCATCTCTCCAATTACCAAGATGATTATTACTAGTATAAATTAGCGCCGCAAGCCTAACTTCAGTAATTCATTAGAGAAAAGAAGTAAAGTTTCTTTTGATACTGTTGGAGATCACTGAGTTTCGATTCCATACTAACGAAAATTTTCGAAAAATAACAATTTGCCATCTTTTTGCCAAACGAATGGACAATAATTCATTGGGGGAGCTACCTCTTCCTGGATTCCGTTTCCATCCTACTGAAGAAGAACTCCTCAGCTTCTACCTTAAAAGAACTGCCTCCGGCAGGAAGATACGTTCCGATGTCATTGGCTTCCTCAATATTTACCAGCATGATCCTTGGGAGCTACCTGGTAATTCTCATGCATGTATTACAATattctttcttatcttttcattttgttttaaaaaaaaaaaaattaggaatGCTCCAAATTTTGTAAGGGACGATTCAGGAGTCGAAACTCATCATCGCCTAACTAGTGTTCCTACTAGCTAGCTGAACTGCAAGTGTTACAATATTCTTTGTTATATACGTTAGCATATTGACATACTTGTTTAGGTCCAAAATTTATTGGATCAGGTCTCTGCGGTGGTGTCACATTTAGCGCTTGTTGCGTGTAGTATTGTTTTTCATTGACATAATAATTGTCTCaagttaccaaaaaaaaaggagtatttaataattagttttttgaaaaaaaaatgtgcaGGAATGGCTAAGATAGGAGAGAGGGAATGGTATTTCTTTGTGCACAGGGATAGAAGGCATGGTCATGGGGGAAGGCCTAATAGGACTACCAAAGATGGGTTCTGGAAGGCAACTGGTTCCGACCGTCAAATTCGAAGCTTATCAGACCCTAAGAAAGTTCTGGGGCTGAAAAAGACGCTAGTTTTCTACAAAGGCCGGGCACCACGAGGTTCCAGAACTGATTGGATTATGAACGAGTACAGACTTCCTGATAACCACCATCATTTACCTAAGGTACTACTCATCAAACTCAACTAATTTATGCTAATAGGTCGGACTTAATTAAAGACtacattttccttcttttttctgcCGGGTTCTGACTACTGAGCATTCTATCCTTACTATACTTTTAGTAGTATTTTAAATATTGATGATGAGACTTGGAGTGCAAACTTTCTTTTCAAGGGCGTTGGGAAGCAATCATGCATATGTTTTCAATTTCTGATAATtatcttttttgtattttttttttttttttgggtggggaTCGAAGCTAATGATACTTGTGTGAATGCAGGAGGATGTGGTACTTTGCAAGATTTACAGAAAGGCGACGTCATTGAAGATTCTGGAGCACAGAGCTGCAATGGAAGATATTATATCAAAAACAGTTGACCCAACTTTATCGTCTGCTCAGTCTCAGGAGGGAAAAATCCCAGAAAAAAACTTGGGAGAATCATTCTCACAAAAACAAAGCACGATCAATCTACCAATGACAAAGCAAGAAGATGATGACCTCTCTGTCCCTAATTCATCTGCTAAATTTGGTTGTCTGAATTATAATTGTGACTTGAAGGAGCTACAAGTACTAGATGTGCCCAAGTTTAGCATGGATGCCACTACAGACGCATTTTGGACTCAAATGAGAAGCCCGTGGCTTGACAATTGGAGCCCGAGTGTTTATGCCAACCTTCTAAACTGCTCGCCCCATTGTTGAAAATCCCAAGTTAGTGTGAATTACTACAACTGGAGGATAATTTATGGTAATCTTAGCCTCGCCTCACACAACCCACGAAGCAATGTGTTATGCGTGCACGAATTAGGATTTACGCCCCTTTCCTTCCATTTATCCAACAATGCCAATGCCCTCCCCACGACTACTAAGGGTTCTAGAGGGGCTTAACATTTTGGAGAATGGTGCAGAACGCAGCAATCAGCACCCTGTTTAAAAGTGGGGTCAAATCTTGACACTCTGACATTGGCTAAAGTTGTGACAAAATGAGGAAGCTATCCATAAGCAGAAAGATGTACGTGGGaagattgaaaaaaaataattgaaaaacgTATGTATGATGTAAACAAACAATAATGATTTGTAGATAATATCTTTTCAATTCCTTGAAAATTCATcagtttttttgttttatccTAACCTCTTCAATAATGTCTctttcacaaatttttttttttttcaaaaaatagctCTTTTCAGGAGAGTACTTTACTTTTTTATATTCTGAACTTCAATTCCTTTTGCTTTGAGAATTTGTTGATTTTAAATTCTGATAAACTAGCCAAAGCCTTTAGTTATTGTGCTTGTCCAAATTAACCTAAGGCCTTCACCGAAGTCTCAGGTGCCAACCACCACGAATATGGTATCTAGATGAAAAGCTTGCTTGGTGAAATATCTAGCAATCATAATTTTGACAATTTGGAAGCACCGTGAAGAATAATCTTTTGCTGTAGAGTCTGGGGCTCTCATTTCAATTGTCTAGTCATCTAAGTTGAAATTGGTAAAGACACGCATTAACTTAATAACAAAAGTTTTGTATTTTCAACTTTTCACATGactatttttcttgcattttgctCCCTTTTGGGGGGTGTTAATGTCAGAGCTTGAAATTTGTTTTCACACCAATAATTGGATCAAGTCTTAAATGCAATTTAGACTTGGAAATGGTAGTTTTGGAGATGGGCTGCATACTTAGCCGCTTTCGTGCGCGCAcgcacacacacatacatatgtatatttataCAAAGACCCAAGAAAAGATCCATCAGTGCTGCGAAGTGTTGCCTCTAGGAGAGGTCTTTTAAACAAACTTTTTGTACCAAACTCGATCGTGATCTTATTTGCCTCATCAATGTATCTTATCTGGTACATATATTTGAACGTGTGCTTTAGGCAAAGCTGATATCTGTAAACTATCATGTGATAGGGTGAAGTTGCCAGAAAGAAACTAGAGTTTTAACTAATAATAAGGGATTTTATAATTTATCACCTGACCACTGGATGATAAAGGAATATATGGTCTCAGTGGAAAAAGTGTAAAAACTCCAAACCATTCTTGTGGTGTGGAAGCCAACTTTCAGCAGACGCACCCATGATTGTGGCTGTTTTTGGCTGTTTGCTACTCAGGCGTGATTTGTTCAATTTATCCACATGCATGAATCTGAATTGTTGAATTTTTTCCCCATGCAAGCTGAGATGAGATTGTGAACCAAAACCAAAAGTGGCTTTTAGCCTAACTCCCAACTTCTTCTTTCTCCTTTGTCGCCCTTCATTTTCTGTcggccataaaaaaaaaaaagtttttggaTACTAATATTTAGTGTTAGTCCATTTATTCCTTCGTTGTCGTTTTCCTTTTGTTAAATAGAACCGCTCTGATCTTCCAAGAATTTCATTAATCTTGGCCTCGTTTTGCTTGAGACTTAGTAGGGCTGCTTATAAGTCAGTCTAAATACTTTCTAGAAATGTAGAAGACGTCTGGGTCCAACTTTTGTTCATCATCCATCTCctctatttttttgttttttcgtTTTGGCAATTGTATTACATGTTTTTGTAGATTTATGCTAAGCTTAATTGATTTTATACAGAACTTGTAGGTGCTTTGAAGATAGAAAAACACTTGGGACTACTTTGAAGTGTTTAATATAAACGATGATGATGATAACGGAGCTCTAAAACTAAATTTGGACCTCTGATACCTGTGGACTTGGTACAGATCCATACGTGCTATTTTCTCTGGATAATTTTACATCTGGCAAAATGGAATTCGAAAAAACAAACGAAGCTGCCGCTAGGGACCATGCAGACATTCCTAAATatgtatttatgtatatatatatatatatatatatatatatatcataagtGGGTATTTTTGTGTCACAGGACTTAGGCTCATTTTTGGCAGATACATTTCAAGGTTATGATTTCTGTGTTCACACGACTGACTGGTTCAAAACCCGGTTAACACATGCAAAGTCCAACAAAACCAATCATCTTTTGACTAATTATAgctacatttttttctttttcatgtttatctaattaaatTTTGATCTGCATCAGTTAAACCAGTAGAACTACTACTAAACCAGCCAGCAGTTAAGTGAGTTGTACTGATTTGGACACACACGCATACACGCAcctgtgtgtgtgtctatatatatatatatatatatatatattccctCCGTACCACTTTGATAGTCCCGTTTTCTTTTTTCGTCTGTctcaaattgtagtccactttccaattgaaaaatgtaattgtattttaattttcctaaaatacccttattcaatgtaagttgttgttactataaacctaccccatttaatgagagttgattctttttttaccatcaattcaaattcccataaagttgtactctaattaatgtgagggcaTTTTAGAAACATAGCTATCTAAATTtattgttccaacaaagttaactactttttcttaaactgtgtgaaaaaagaactAGGATTATCAAAGTGGGACGAagggagtatatatatatatatgcaaatATTTAGCCACATCAATGAAACATGCTTTCCCAACGTATGTCCTCCTAAGTCAAGTCTTCTTCCTCGTCCATGAAAAGTAGGAAGTTCTTTGCTCTAGCAAACATGGGCATTGGGAAAGCGATCGATCACACGGCGTACAACTCAAAACGATGAATAGACCAAGTCTTCGGGGTTGACAGTTGACTCCCAAGTGATCATAAAATGCTTTTCAATGATTTTTAATTATCAAACACAAAAGTGCTCCCTCCCTTCAACACTGTTGTAATTACATCTCAGTACGTAGGCTAATTatcagaagaaaaaaaaaagttacataCAATGTAGATTCTAAGGGTCAAGAGTCAAGACGAAACAAAATTTTAAGACTGCTCAATTTTTGTTATGCACTCATTAATTTGAAGCACAATTTGGGGAATGACCATATTTTAAACTGTGGAAGGGTAACTTTCAAGTGTAAACTTAAGGAATTTTATGTGTACAACaccaaaaataaattaaaaaaaggttAATGTCTttagggtgcatttgataaaactgaaatctgaaatctgaaatctgaaatttgaatccattaaattattgaattgttaagtactaaatctaatacatttgggTGCATATCACAttgtgataagtgaatagcatATCAAttaattttgggagcaagttttgcctagaaaattcagtgccacttaattaatttagatgttcaattttttattatcaaaaggtctgaatatattaagtttaaggttccgtttgataaaactgaatctgaattctaaAGCCTGAATTATGATATCTGAAtattgaaacaattaatttgctgaattttaaacactgaaaagaaatatataagtgtctgaattttaatgttaaacctatttatactaTTTGACAAACATTAATAACTGAATACTTAATAAGTtagatttgacaattttgcccttatatttttcatctaaaaaagaaatagaacctgtgatttaattagtttaaaatagTTAGGTATAAAAATGACAatacttatttttaaatcaaattaatataaaagatgaaatatattatatgaggagtatagagaagatgtgaaagtcattaaaaagggagaaaagcgAAACAGAAAACCCTTAGATAGAGAATATCATGttttttaattagataagaattttgaacataattaacaagtAAGGTTAGATTTGGTggataagataaggtagttgaaataattctattaatttttatcaaaattaagtattcagttaggatttttgtactgaaaaaaatacacacaagcttagcactgcttaacaagttcaatagatggattttcatttatcaaacattcaaaacatctgaatatctgaaaagGTTCAGTTTCAGCACTTTTTATGTTGTCAAAGAGACTCTAAGTGTTGAATTAGGTTATCAAACAGAACCTTAGTTAACGTTTCATGTGAAAAATGTGCTAGAGTATAATAAATATACTTTGTTGATAGTTGTAACTGATTTTTTGTGTGTTATTGAAGTAAAATATATACATGAAAAAAAGAAGCTTAAACGGGTGCTTTAGAAATAAAAACTGATTGTTTGTTTGGGCATAAACCAGAAGGGCATCCCTTTTCGAAAGAAATATATCAAACTTTTTCTGTTTGTAACCTGTTTTGAGTTAAAACAATATGAAGAAACACtagaaaaattgaaattgaaagaaaattttggacatAAAAAACCATTTTATAGACTCTTcttaatcaaaaaaaaaatcaaattatacttgcacatttcttttagtTTGATCAAATTCGCATCATCCATTCATGGCAAATAAATCTACCTTATCAACTCGTGAAATCGCACTCTAAAATCCCAAAGGGTCCTCATGATCAGTTGTCAGTCGAGACTCGAGACGGGCTAAAACAACTAACATATCACTCATTCCAACACTAATATTTCTGTTTATGGAAGACGATTCCTCCactaattattaattaattaacttaaGAGatatgggattttttttttgccctctaCTGGTGGTGAATCAACCATAGAGATTTAGATTGACGAagtaaaagatgaaaatacttCATTGTCCAGTCAAGACTCAAGACAAGACCTGTCTTTATAGTTTATAGTACTCTTGTCACATCTTTTGCAAATTATAAAACCGTGTGGACCTTCCCCTCACACTGACTTCCAAATTCCCCTATGGTCACTGCTACTATAAATTAGCACCGCCAGCCTTTACTTCATTAATTGATTAGGGAAAAGAagttaaatttcttttgatataTAGTCTTGGAGTAAGGTCGGCAGAGTTTTTGAGTCCAGACTTGAGGAAAACATTATAGGCAAATAACATCTTCCTGCTGATTAAGGGAATGGACGATAATTCACTGGGGGAGCTAACTCTTCCCGGGTTCCGTTTCCATCCTACCGAAGAAGAACTTGTCAGCTGCTACCTTAAAAGAATTGCATCCGGCAAGAAATTACGTTCTGATATCATTGGCTTCCTCAACATTTACCATCATGATCCTTGGGAGCTACCGGGTAATTTTCATGCATCTATTACAATTTTCTCGCGTTATACACGAAAACTCTTTTTTTGGTATGGTTTAGGTCCAAAACTTATTGGAACAACTATTGCCATGGAATTGCATTTATTTGGCATATGTTGTGTGTGATTTTGCTTTTCATGGGaataattttcttgaattagcacaaaagaaaaaactttCTTGAAAATATGTGCAGGAATGGCTAAGATGGGGGAGAGAGAATGGTATTTTTTTGTGCATAGGGATAGAAGGCATGGTCATGGGGGCAGGCCCAATAGAACTACTAAAGATGGGTTCTGGAAGGCAACTGGGTCGGACCGTCAAATTAGAAGCACATCTGAGCCCAAGAAAGTTTTGGGTCTGAAGAAGATTCTAGTTTTCTACAAAGGCCGTGCACCACGAGGGTCCAGAACTGATTGGGTCATGAACGAGTTCAGACTTCCTGAACATCCTTTACCTAAGGTACTAAATCATAAACTCAACTAGTTTGCACTAATAgttgggtttttttttaaaaaaaaaaaaatttataagtAAGAGATTTTGAACTTAGGACGTTTCACTTATATTCCCTTTCATGATATCATCCAATTGATTCCTTCCTGTGTTGGGGTTAATTAAAGAGTCAActgtacttttctttttcttttgtgcatttcttcttcctatGGACCTTTTTATTTTCATGATTGGTTCAGTTTCGATGCACTTTAAGTATAGGTGAGACTTGGAGTCCAAATTTTCTATTTCGAAGGAGTAGGGCCTAATGAGCTTTTATTTCTATTTCTATTGGTGAGACTTGGAGTCCAAATTTTTACTTCTATATCTATTCGAAGGAGTAATGCAATTAGCCACAAAGTGGGCCGAGACTTAACTATCATAGATAACTTTTTTAATATCTAATAATTACCGGAGAGGGACATTACCTGGTGAGGTCCCTGGTTTGATGGTCAaactctctcctctctctcctctTTGTAAACCATGGAGTTttgtattgaaaaaaaaaaaatatatatatatataacaattgcattttcattttttttttgtgggggaTTGAAGCTAATGATACTTACCATGTAAATGCAGGAGGATGTGGTACTTTGCAAGATTTACAGAAAGGCAACGTCATTGAAGATCCTGGAACATAAAGCTGCAATGGAAGACATTATATCAAAAACACTTGAACCAAGTTTATCATCTACTCAACCTCAAGAGGGAATCCCAAAGGAAAACTTGGCAAAATCATTAGCACAAAACCAAAGCATGACCAATCTTCCCTTGACAAAACAAGAAGATGATGACCTCTTTGTTCTTAATTCACCTGTTAAATTTGGTTGTCTAAAATACAGTAATGACTCGAAGGAGTTACGAGCACTGGATGTGCCCAAGCTTAGCATGGATGAGACTGCAGATGCGTTTTGGACTCCAATGAGAAGTCCGTGGCTTGAAAATTGCAGCCTGGATGCTTTTGCCAGCCTCCTTAACTGCTAACTCCAGTGCTGAAAATCCAAGTTAATGTCCGCGGAAGACTGTGATTTTCAAGTGAAGGGTAATTAATTGAAATATTAGACTCGAGGTCAGATCAAGCACGACATTTTCTTATAGTTGGGAGTATTTTTAATCACATGTGCTTGTACAAAATTGATAGGTATCAAGAAgtctgtacaataataaatacttattcgaaaaaaaatatatatatataatttttgtgtatagcggtgagtagggtcgaatccacagatATTGGGAAAATATCTGGATTCAAAGTATGGGGGAATTTTGGAGATATTTGGAATTAACCAACTAAATtagtaaaattaaaataacacaaataaaataaaattaagtcgATAATAGCAAAACTCTAACCAGAGGAATAACTGTTAGACTAAGTTCATAAACTGATCATAGATGCAATGATGAATTCaattatttattgataaattaaTTCTACCATAAAAGCCAACTCTTCCTTATTttatcgatagtcaaggtacaaCCGTGAACTATTTCTCCAAATAGAAAACAactctaggtacgaccatagaagtttaATTTCCCGATTGCATGAAGAATTAGAATAGtttaattctaaccaatcaacacgctacgagggtctctttaagttagatTATTTGTTCCCCTAACACAAATCTAATTATGTCAGTTGCTACCGAGATTAAATCAATCTAATCATTATGTATTAAATCACTTCAATTAACAATCGACTATCAAATCAATTCAAATACCGGGTCTTTGatattcaaataacataataaTCATAAATATTAAAACCAAAGAACGaaataaataccaataaatgaaagaaatagTGTAATTAATGCGAGCTCACAATTTGTAGATTCAAGTTTTCAAGCTATCCTCAGGCTAGAAAAAGAATTTAGCGGCGCATCCTCAAAGGAAATCCACAAGAATCCACTGATAATAATTGTGTATAGTTTTTCCTCCCAAAAAGTGAACGAAAGACT
This sequence is a window from Coffea eugenioides isolate CCC68of chromosome 7, Ceug_1.0, whole genome shotgun sequence. Protein-coding genes within it:
- the LOC113778163 gene encoding NAC domain-containing protein 22-like, translating into MDNNSLGELPLPGFRFHPTEEELLSFYLKRTASGRKIRSDVIGFLNIYQHDPWELPGMAKIGEREWYFFVHRDRRHGHGGRPNRTTKDGFWKATGSDRQIRSLSDPKKVLGLKKTLVFYKGRAPRGSRTDWIMNEYRLPDNHHHLPKEDVVLCKIYRKATSLKILEHRAAMEDIISKTVDPTLSSAQSQEGKIPEKNLGESFSQKQSTINLPMTKQEDDDLSVPNSSAKFGCLNYNCDLKELQVLDVPKFSMDATTDAFWTQMRSPWLDNWSPSVYANLLNCSPHC
- the LOC113778122 gene encoding NAC domain-containing protein 22-like, whose product is MDDNSLGELTLPGFRFHPTEEELVSCYLKRIASGKKLRSDIIGFLNIYHHDPWELPGMAKMGEREWYFFVHRDRRHGHGGRPNRTTKDGFWKATGSDRQIRSTSEPKKVLGLKKILVFYKGRAPRGSRTDWVMNEFRLPEHPLPKEDVVLCKIYRKATSLKILEHKAAMEDIISKTLEPSLSSTQPQEGIPKENLAKSLAQNQSMTNLPLTKQEDDDLFVLNSPVKFGCLKYSNDSKELRALDVPKLSMDETADAFWTPMRSPWLENCSLDAFASLLNC